Proteins from a single region of Macrotis lagotis isolate mMagLag1 chromosome 2, bilby.v1.9.chrom.fasta, whole genome shotgun sequence:
- the ATP5MC2 gene encoding ATP synthase F(0) complex subunit C2, mitochondrial isoform X1: protein MYACAKFVSIPALVRSSSQLLSRPLSAVVLRQPDVRTDEKLVMPFKLSSPTTYFCLSQNLNSLAGSGPLTSLVPRCGFQTSAISQDIDTAAKFIGAGAATVGVAGSGAGIGTVFGSLIIGYARNPSLKQQLFSYAILGFALSEAMGLFCLMVAFLILFAM from the exons ATGTACGCCTGCGCCAAGTTCGTCTCTATCCCTGCTCTT GTGAGGAGCAGCTCTCAGCTGCTAAGTAGACCGTTGTCTGCAGTGGTGTTAAGGCAACCAGATGTTCGGACAGATGAG AAACTTGTGATGCCTTTCAAGTTGTCTTCTCCTACAACCTACTTCTGCCTGTCACAGAACCTCAACAGTTTGGCAGGATCAGGTCCCTTGACCTCACTTGTCCCCAGATGTGGATTCCAAACTAGCGCCATCTCACAGGACATTGACACAGCAGCCAAGTTCATCGGGGCTGGAGCTGCCACTGTGGGGGTGGCCGGTTCTGGAGCTGGGATTGGGACTGTGTTTGGAAGCCTCATTATTGGTTATGCCAG GAACCCCTCCCTGAAGCAGCAGCTCTTCTCCTACGCCATCCTGGGCTTTGCCCTTTCTGAGGCCATGGGGCTCTTTTGCCTGATGGTGGCCTTCCTCATCCTCTTCGCCATGTGA
- the ATP5MC2 gene encoding ATP synthase F(0) complex subunit C2, mitochondrial isoform X2: MYACAKFVSIPALVRSSSQLLSRPLSAVVLRQPDVRTDENLNSLAGSGPLTSLVPRCGFQTSAISQDIDTAAKFIGAGAATVGVAGSGAGIGTVFGSLIIGYARNPSLKQQLFSYAILGFALSEAMGLFCLMVAFLILFAM; encoded by the exons ATGTACGCCTGCGCCAAGTTCGTCTCTATCCCTGCTCTT GTGAGGAGCAGCTCTCAGCTGCTAAGTAGACCGTTGTCTGCAGTGGTGTTAAGGCAACCAGATGTTCGGACAGATGAG AACCTCAACAGTTTGGCAGGATCAGGTCCCTTGACCTCACTTGTCCCCAGATGTGGATTCCAAACTAGCGCCATCTCACAGGACATTGACACAGCAGCCAAGTTCATCGGGGCTGGAGCTGCCACTGTGGGGGTGGCCGGTTCTGGAGCTGGGATTGGGACTGTGTTTGGAAGCCTCATTATTGGTTATGCCAG GAACCCCTCCCTGAAGCAGCAGCTCTTCTCCTACGCCATCCTGGGCTTTGCCCTTTCTGAGGCCATGGGGCTCTTTTGCCTGATGGTGGCCTTCCTCATCCTCTTCGCCATGTGA